The Antennarius striatus isolate MH-2024 chromosome 23, ASM4005453v1, whole genome shotgun sequence genome has a segment encoding these proteins:
- the rpgrip1 gene encoding protein fantom yields the protein MSPVVDETAGDLPVRDVEPMRGGLVPTVTDTVRGVKPWKKHHFMKTKDPQRLFRFPREHLEDLCLKLQEENSVLRQHTHTQEQRLRRMSTRLMRLSQTHPGSSGVKERDMEDTIQELETHVAKLEGQKEMLQNKLSLAKQHILDLGGRTAYKTNKFKSVEVEGGVRRSAQTAPPRFGPMLDDTRAEMGRLLSRSNGAEQVRVAELEMTAQALRDTLRDKEKEIDGTMREIRKQQADKLRISIRENVDLISLQKQLSEKGTALRVIQEKFNNLQETYENQLEESHKSLRENQGALLEKVEELTGQLKQERERAVALEGQLTSSSLSRQTLDKLQERISDVERERDLIKENYDTLLESTLSVQCSHNEQVDKQKVVDQKRDILGENTYKMEVQRLKDRLQLERNEMGWQEQEKEKLRQEKEILEEQREREREISVMTKAKQEHLEREVLQYREQVSILQGRLDSISKEFDMSIEELSETLLQIKAFRMEQESRVGLSFLLADDKLKDSPRELANIQASHAETVLELQKTRNLLLMEHRISKDLQEELNTINQMMEREKEEGRKRIAEKDKLLSKRARQISTLQAQLKELAYSPRNYKRTVPIQYTWPSGDQELMQSIEDDMPFSQLRAGESLLEIHLKAANFTPTGLRTMYSIHPEDDIVTFCTYSLLDFEVHSTPLGSGSQPNYSFTSRYALTARDLSRLAGQGSKVKVELHQALGGVQFVTHGRGQMSLMGAMERRGERISGHVNITGSEGEIVGIVDFWVCLFDPVEPADKAVERRAERKPPVEISLGWQDSGYEQLHDYGGGIPNELVVMMERCVGLNTRWPGLIPDAYLTYRLYDLPPHVSQTAQCTTDPVFNDTESYPLAVTADVLQYLRSSSLWVYVFDDSDDQVQPTYLAKTPIPLRVLATGGEIRGDYVLRDPAGAPRGMVRVMIKWKYPFQPSVGTVLGQQGRQDSAMEREERRKERVEASQRPVAKPRVKSHPPPDKQKSYQNIRPEQQSSLAPRKSTDRKRPTKRSSDLHQPTLHLTHEPRLITPARHQTRKCSEGTSSRQSPATMSRRGSSSDATTHDLPSMSVDKEEGEEKERSESAAATDSESSESSSTQSDIIISPPKRKVRKGDKLRVEILSLTLEPSSRVALDKSFQCVYVEYRLLGVPMETTETPMSLRKPTKGEEIHYNFTRVIYVDGSHSAPLRHYLYTMLEGSDPNKGRLKFTVVSEPMDDDEECVDVGHAFLDLHELLLTGNDVSEQQIDILSVDEDKEVIGNLKVSLEAAKALAGIYQEFHEKSETKKDDEKTDEEEEEEEKEKEEEQKVKKKDLLQMTDFDDDDDF from the exons atgtcaccagtagTGGATGAGACAGCTGGGGATCTCCCAGTCAGAGATGTGGAACCAATGAGAGGGGGACTGGTGCCAACTGTCACAG ATACTGTCCGAGGTGTCAAGCCATGGAAGAAGCATCATTTCATGAAGACAAAGG ATCCTCAACGCCTGTTTCGGTTTCCCAGAGAGCATCTGGAGGATCTATGTCTCAAGCTGCAAGAGGAAAATAGTGTGCTGAgacaacacacccacacacaggaGCAGAGGCTACGCAG GATGTCCACCAGACTGATGCGTCTTAGTCAGACCCATCCGGGGTCCAGCGGTGTGAAGGAGAGAGACATGGAGGATACCATCCAGGAGCTGGAAACCCATGTGGCCAAGCTGGAGGGCCAGAAAGAGATGCTGCAAAACAAACTGAGCCTGGCCAAACAGCACATTCTGGACTTGGGAGGACGCACAgcatataaaacaaataaat TTAAAAGCGTGGAAGTAGAGGGTGGTGTCAGGAGGTCAGCCCAGACCGCCCCGCCTCGCTTTGGCCCGATGTTGGACGACACCAGAGCGGAGATGGGGAGACT TCTCAGCAGGTCCAATGGAGCAGAGCAGGTGAGGGTTGCAGAGCTGGAGATGACTGCCCAAGCCCTCAGAGACACtctgagagacaaagagaaagagatcgATGGAACCATGAGAGAAATCAGGAAGCAACAGGCTGACAAACTCAG AATAAGCATCAGAGAAAACGTGGATTTGATCAGTCTACAAAAGCAACTGTCAGAAAAAGGCACCGCCCTCAGAGTCATTCAGGAGAAGTTTAACAACCTGCAAGAg ACATATGAGAATCAGCTGGAAGAG AGTCATAAGTCACTGAGGGAAAACCAGGGAGCTCTGctggagaaggtggaggagctAACTGGGCAGCTgaagcaggagagagagagagctgtggCACTGGAGGGACAACttacctcctcctccctgtcccGACAGACCCTGGATAAG CTACAGGAAAGAATATCAGACGTTGAGAGAGAAAGGGATCTAATTAAGGAAAACTATGACACTCTTCTAGAGAG TACTTTATCTGTGCAATGCAGCCATAATGAACAAGTTGACAAGCAAAAAGTGGTGGACCAAAAGAGAGACATTCTGGGAGAAAACACCTACAAGATGGAAGTCCAGAGACTGAAGGATAGGCTGCAATTGGAGAGGAATGAGATGGGATGGCAGGAGCAGGAAAAGGAGAAGCTGAGACAAGAGAAAGAGATATTAGAGGAACAGAGGGAGCGAGAAAGAG AGATTTCTGTGATGACGAAAGCCAAACAGGAGCATCTGGAACGGGAGGTTCTGCAGTACCGAGAGCAGGTTTCTATTCTGCAGGGCAGACTGGACTCAATCAGCAAg GAGTTTGACATGAGTATTGAGGAGCTTAGCGAAACTCTATTGCAGATCAAG GCTTTTAGGATGGAGCAGGAGAGCAGGGTGGGGTTATCTTTCCTCTTGGCTGATGATAAGTTAAAGGATTCACCTCGTGAGCTGGCAAACATCCAAGCATCACATGCAGAAACTGTGTTGGAATTACAAAAAACTAGAAACCTTCTACTCATGGAACACAGAATCAGTAAAGACCTGCag GAAGAGTTGAACACCATCAACCagatgatggagagagagaaggaggagggcaGGAAGAGGATAGCAGAGAAAGACAAACTTTTATCTAAAAGAGCTCGTCAGATCAGCACTTTACAAG CTCAGTTAAAGGAGTTAGCGTACAGCCCCAGGAACTACAAACGGACTGTACCAATACAGTACACGTGGCCGTCTGGAGACCAGGAACTGATGCAGTCAATTGAAGATGACATGCCTTTTTCTCAGTTGAGGGCTGGGGAGTCACTGTTGGAGATCCACCTAAAG GCTGCCAACTTCACCCCAACAGGCCTCCGTACTATGTACAGCATCCATCCCGAAGATGACATTGTGACCTTCTGCACCTACAGCCTCTTGGACTTTGAGGTACATTCCACTCCTCTGGGGTCAGGAAGCCAACCCAACTACAGCTTCACCTCGCGTTACGCCCTAACAGCTCGAGATCTGAGCAGGCTGGcaggtcaggggtcaaaggtgaaaGTGGAGCTCCACCAGGCATTAGGGGGTGTCCAGTTTGTGACACATGGAAGGGGACAGATGTCCCTCATGGGTGCCATGGAAAGGAGAGGGGAGCGCATTAGTGGACATGTCAACATCACAG GCTCCGAGGGTGAAATTGTTGGCATTGTGGATTTCTGGGTGTGTCTATTCGATCCTGTGGAACCAGCTGACAAAGCGGTGGAGAGACGAGCTGAGAGGAAACCCCCTGTGGAGATCTCTCTGGGTTGGCAAGACTCTGGTTATGAG CAGTTACATGACTATGGAGGAGGGATACCCAATGAATTGGTGGTTATGATGGAGCGTTGCGTTGGCCTGAATACTCGCTGGCCCGGACTTATTCCTGATGCCTACCTGACGTATAGGCTCTATGACCTGCCGCCTCATGTATCTCAAACAGCACAATGCACCACTGACCCGGTGTTCAATGACACCGAAAGTTACCCACTAGCAGTGACAGCTGATGTGTTGCAGTACCTGAG GTCCAGCAGCCTGTGGGTGTATGTGTTTGATGACAGCGATGACCAGGTACAACCAACCTATTTGGCAAAGACCCCCATCCCACTGCGAGTACTGGCCACAGGTGGGGAGATCAGAG GTGACTATGTTCTGAGGGATCCGGCTGGCGCTCCACGGGGCATGGTCAGGGTCATGATAAAATGGAAGTACCCTTTCCAGCCATCAGTGGGCACTGTGCTAGGTCAACAGGGAAGACAGGACAGTGCgatggaaagagaggagaggaggaaagagagagtTGAAGCCTCACAGAGGCCTGTTGCCAAGCCCAGAGTGAAG TCTCACCCGCCGCCAGATAAACAGAAAAGCTATCAGAACATACGACCAGAGCAACAGTCCTCTTTGGCCCCACGCAAgtccacagacaggaagagacccACCAAGAGATCGTCAGACCTTCACCAGCCCACACTTCATCTGACACATGAGCCCCGACTAATCACTCCAGCCCGTCATCAAACAAGGAA ATGTTCTGAGGGGACGTCTTCCAGACAATCACCTGCCACAATGTCAAGGAGAGGCTCTTCCAGTGATGCTACGACTCAT gACCTTCCCTCCATGTCGGTGGataaagaggagggggaggaaaaggagaggagTGAGAGTG CTGCTGCTACTGACAGCGAATCTTCAGAGTCGAGCTCCACACAAAGCGACATTATCATCAGTCCACCGAAAAGAAAAGTGAGAAAG GGAGACAAGTTGAGAGTTGAGATCCTGTCTCTGACGTTGGAACCGTCCTCTCGAGTGGCATTGGACAAGTCCTTTCAGTGTGTTTATGTGGAGTATCGGCTGCTGGGCGTCCCAATGGAGACGACAGAAACACCCATGTCCCTCCGGAAGCCCACAAAGGGGGAGGAAATTCACTACAACTTCACACGAG TGATTTATGTGGATGGATCCCACTCTGCTCCTCTCAGGCATTACCTTTACACCATGCTGGAGGGCAGTGACCCCAACAAAGGAAG GTTAAAGTTCACAGTTGTCAGTGAGCCAATGGATGATGACGAGGAGTGTGTGGACGTTGGACATGCTTTTCTGGACCTGCATGAACTACTCCTCACAGGAAATGATGTTTCTGAACAACAAATTGATA TTCTGAGTGTGGATGAAGACAAAGAAGTGATTGGAAATCTAAAAGTTTCTCTGGAAGCAGCAAAAGCTCTAGCTGGGATATACCAGGAATTTCACGAGAAGAGTGAGACAAAGAAAGATGACGAAAaaactgatgaagaagaagaggaagaggagaaggaaaaagaagaggagcaaaaagtgaagaaaaaagatCTGTTACAAATGACAGATtttgacgatgacgatgatttCTGA
- the fam113 gene encoding PC-esterase domain-containing protein 1A produces the protein MCLFLMQRVSHQQAAQLLHNKFVVVLGDSIQRSVYKDLVLLLQKEKYLSSEQLRSKGELSFEQDCLVDGGCRSEMHNGTDYREVRQFQSDHHLVRYYFVTRIYSHYMQSILEEFRHGLKPDVIIVNSCVWDISRYLSTSMDDYKANLQKFFAELNGILPDESLVIWNLTMPVGETIRGGFLVPEVAYKAPQLRYDVIEANFYSATLADFYGMDVLDLHFQFRLLLRHRTRDGVHWDALAHRRITSLLLRHSAQAWGVFMPEHSEVTAQQSSYRNKTKPAGRNRLPNYHCLPTDNNFLYKAPQPRGHNLMHRQVRYDLDCSPFYYTEPYEHYRHHHVRRNHTRRYHPPYMCSQYGRHLHNY, from the exons ATGTGTTTATTTCTCATGCAGCGTGTGAGCCACCAGCAGGCTGCCCAGCTGCTCCACAACAAGTTCGTTGTGGTTCTGGGAGACTCCA TTCAGCGGTCGGTGTACAAGGATCTTGTTCTGTTGCTGCAGAAGGAGAAATATCTCTCCTCAGAACAACTCAGGAGTAAA ggtGAGCTGAGCTTTGAACAGGACTGCCTGGTGGATGGTGGTTGTCGAAGTGAAATGCATAATGGAACGGATTACAGAGAAGTTCGGCAGTTCCAGTCCGACCACCACCTTGTCCGCTACTACTTTGTGACACGCATCTACTCACACTACATGCAGAGTATCCTAGAAGAGTTCCGGCATGGCTTGAAACCAGATGTAATCATTGTCAACTCCTGTGTTTGGGATATTTCAAG ATACTTGTCCACATCCATGGATGACTACAAGGCGAACCTCCAGAAGTTCTTTGCTGAGCTGAATGGAATCCTGCCTGATGAAAGCCTGGTCATATGGAACCTCACTATGCCTGTAGGAGAGACGATCAGAGGCGGATTCTTGGTTCCTGAG GTTGCGTACAAGGCTCCTCAGCTGCGCTACGACGTAATTGAAGCCAACTTCTACAGCGCGACTCTGGCTGACTTTTACGGAATGGATGTGTTGGACCTTCACTTCCAGTTCAGGTTGTTGTTGCGCCATCGGACCAGAGATGGAGTCCACTGGGATGCCCTAGCTCATCGCAGGATAACCTCGCTGCTGTTACGCCACAGTGCACAGGCCTGGGGTGTGTTCATGCCCG AGCATTCTGAGGTTACTGCTCAGCAATCATCttacagaaataaaactaaaccTGCAG GCAGGAACCGTCTCCCTAACTACCACTGCCTTCCTACTGACAACAACTTTTTATATAAGG CTCCTCAGCCACGAGGCCATAACTTAATGCACAGACAAGTTAGATATG atcTCGACTGCAGCCCTTTCTACTACACGGAGCCCTACGAGCACTATCGTCATCACCATGTGAGGAGGAACCACACCAGACGATACCACCCTCCATACATGTGCAGTCAGTATGGCCGCCATCTCCACAACTACTGA